The following are from one region of the Zonotrichia leucophrys gambelii isolate GWCS_2022_RI chromosome 1A, RI_Zleu_2.0, whole genome shotgun sequence genome:
- the SMIM30 gene encoding small integral membrane protein 30, with product MPSTENTSKLLLVLVSLLLVLPVVEALDAGDTIAFLLGLAVSVVGFCACLGLYARRRNGQQ from the coding sequence ATGCCTTCAACCGAGAACACCTCCAAACTTTTGCTGGTCCTCGTGtcgctgctgctggtgctgcccgtAGTTGAAGCCCTGGACGCAGGAGATACCATTGCCTTCCTGCTCGGCCTCGCTGTCAGTGTGGTGGGATTCTGCGCCTGCCTTGGCTTGTATGCAAGGAGAAGGAATGGGCAGCAGTGA